The Hyalangium minutum genomic sequence AACTCCCGGAAGCTGTCTTCCCGCTTGGGGGTGAGGATGTCCGCGCGCCAGCGGGTAGGCCCGCCATCATCGCGCGTGCCCAGCTGCACCCCCGTCTCCGGGTCTCGCCACCGGCTCCCCTTCGGCTCGACAGCCAGAGAGGCGTAGAAGCCGTGTTGCTGCATGGAAGACGGCGAGAAGTGATCGTGGGTGAAGGACGTCTGGACGGTGCGGTCCTCTCCCTGGTCGTTGACGATGGGGTCTGCCCACCAGCGCTGCACCGTCGTCTGCGTGCCGAGGGGCGCGAAGGGCAGCAGCGGGTGGGGCCGCGCGGTCAGCTTCTGGCGTGGGCCCCCAGGTTTGGTTGTGCCATCGGCCTTGAAGGCTCCTCCCCGGGCGTTCGCCGCCGCGATGCGCATCTGCACTTCCTGGGCGGCAAAGGTGCCGTCCTCGTAGTTCCAGCCGTTGACCGAGCCGTCGGAGCTGGTCACGTCGAACTTCACCAGGTGGATGTGCTGGCCCAGCGTGTCGGTGGGCGCGAAGATCTGGAACGCGTCCTCTTCGAGGGCGTCAGGGATGAGGTTGGTGCCATGGGACACCACGCACTCGCCCGAGTTGGCGCGCATGACGAGCGGCTCGGGAGGGCGCTCGCCACTCAACGTGGCCTGCACGTCGTCGTTCAAGACGAAGATGCGCGCCTGGGGGTCGTGCCAGCCCGCGCGGTTCACCACCATGTCCAGCTGGACGAAGGCCACACGGTAGTCGCGCTCCTTGGTGCCCTTGGGGCAGGGGTCTGCGTACGGGGCTCCCGGCTTCGGGGGCTGGCCATTGACGAAGAAGGAGGCCCGCTTGCCCTCCGGGGTGAACGCCGGGTACGCCGCCGCGGGGAAGCCATAGAGCGTCCTCTGATTCTCCCCTCCTTCGAATTCCCCGGCATGGAAGTCCATGGCCACCTGCTCCGCCGGCGTCCCCTGGTCGGGCAGCAGCTTGAGGTCCGCCTTCTCCAGAGTCACGTCGAATTCGCCACGCTCTCCCAGGACGACGCCGTTCGGGGGCACGTTCACCACCAGATGCCGGGGCAGCCCGCCGTTCACCTCCAGGTCCAGCGGGGGTTGGGCGGCGCGTCGGCCCGCCACCGACGCGATGAAGAAGGGGTACCCCGGAAAGGCGGGCCGCTTCACCGTCTCGCCGTTGGCCAGCGTCACCTGCGTGGGCTTGTATGTGGGCATGGGCGGCATGGCTCGCCCCGGCAGGGGAACCAGTGCCGGGGTGGGAACGCCTCGTGCCAGCTCCCCATCCGGCAGGTTCCTGTCCGGCGTGCCCGCCTCGAAGACGTCATGGTTGCGCCACAGCGACCACATGCCCTGGGCGAAGTGGGGATAGAAGTGGCAGTGGAAGATCGCGTCGCCCACCGTGAGGTTGCGGTTGCCTCCTCCCCCGAAGTTGATGTCGTAGATGAAGGTGCTTCCGGGGCTGATGGTCTGCGAGTCCAGGTACGTGGACTCGTCGTCCCGCGGTGAGTGCAACCACTGGTGGGAATGCAGGTGGAAGATGTGCGCCTCTTTGGGGCCCGCGTGCATGTTCCGGATGCGCACCGGGTCTCCCAGGTAGGCGTGGTGCACGTTGGACGGGTCCTCCGGGAACAGGGCCCTCTCCGCCTTGCCGTCCTCGTCGCGCTCGAGATTCAGCGCCGGGTCTCCATTGGGCCAGGAGGAGAGAAAGAACTCCTCGAACTTGCACTCGAAGCACTTCGCGCTGGGGCCGATGCGCGCACGGTTCGCCAGCAACCGCGGGCCCAGAGCATCCGATCCATAGTTGATGGCAAAGCCGTCCCGGATCGCTCTCAACGTCGGGTCGTCCTCGAGCTCGGGGAAGGCCTGCACCACCTTGATTTCATCGTGGAAGACGGCGGTGAACTCGCGAAAGACACCCACGTCCTGCGAGGTAGGCGTCCCCAGCTCCGTGTCCTTGTAGTTGGCGACGATGGCGTAGAGGTCTCCATGGACGATTTCGTTGCCGTCACCGAGGATCTCCAAGATGGGAACGCCCCGCTTGTCCTTGGCCTCGTAGTTGATGCGCGGAGTGCCGTCGCTGTTGCGCCCCTTGGTGGCGGCCTGGAGCTCTTCGGCCGTCACCTGCGAGCGGAACCAACGGGAGCCCTTCGGCTCCACATGGACAGCACCAAAGAAGCCCGCGGCGAGGGCCGCATTGTCCCCTTCTCCGCCCAGCAGGTGCGCCATGCTTCGGAACAGGTACGTACCCTCTCGCTCGGCGAAGAGCCGGTACTCGCGCGTCTGGCCGGGCTCCGCAAGACTATCCTCGTTGCGCCCCACGTGAGCGGCGTCCGCGTCGATGTTGAGGTACTGCAGTCCCTGCACGTGCAGTCCGGCCACGCGCGTCGCCGGTGCGTCGTTGCGGAGGTCCTCCGAGGGCACGTGCGAGGGAACCTCCGGAGGCTCCGGAATCTGGCCGCGGTTGGGAGCCAGCCAGTTGGTGAAGGTCACCTTCAGGCAATCTCCCTTGTTCACCCGGAGCACCAGGGGACGGGGACGCTTGCCATCGCGCAGCCTGGCATTGCCTGGACCGGGGGAGTTCCCCTCGATGGCCTCCACGTCGCGGCGCAGGGCATAGACCATCCCAATGGGGTTGAAGGCTCCGAAGCGGTTGTAGGTAAAGGCCTGGTCCAGAGCCACCACGTCCGCCTTCACCGTGCGCTGGCAGGTGGAGCTGGGACTGTCGCTCGACGTCGAACTGCCGCTCGGCGCCGAGGACGATGCCGCCTCTGCTGAGGCCGTCTCTGAAGGCTCTGGAGGCGGCACCTTCTCAGAGAGCGAAGTGTCCGAGCCACATGCCAGCAGCACGCAGGCCGCCAGCACAACTCCTGCCGTGGAATCTAGTCGTTTGCGTATGGGAACCAACATTCCGAACCCCCCTCTGAAAAAACAGGCCCAGAGGTAGTTCAAGTGCGGGGGATGCGTCATTGCTCGCCGGTCCGGACGCGAGTCTCCTCACGGACTCCCAAGGTGACGCGGGCTGTCTCATCTTCAGCAGCTTGCCGAGTCACTTGTAGACTCCGCATCACGGCATGGCTTCCTTCGTCAGTCTTGGGTGATTGCTATCACCCTGAAGGATGCCCCTCCTGCCAACTCCCGCCGCGCGGAGGCCGTGCCCAGGGTGACCGCAGACACCCTCCATGTCTCGGGGAGGTCCTCACCCTCCGCTCACTGTGGGAGCGGGGCTCGCTCACCAATCGAGGAGAAACACCCATGAAGAGCCTGATGAGCAGCCTGTTGATGCGCAGCGGAATGTCGAACCTGGAGGCCACGGCCCGCACGGTGCGTGGCGGCACGAGCCTGGCCACGCTCGTGCTCCTCGCGAGCGTCGCCAGTGGCGGCCTCGCTTGTGATCTGACACTCGAGGGCGATGAGCAGCCAGATCAGGAATTCTCCGCGGGCGCGGACGAGGTGGAGATCGAATGCGACTGCCCTCCCTCCACGGTGGCGGCCGCTCCGTCCGTGACGCTGGGCCCGGATGGACGGCTTCAGTACCGGCCCACCGCGCAAGGTGACACCGTGCCGGACTTCTCCAACGCCGGCTACCGCGGAGGCGGTGTCGCGCTGCCAGCCGTGCCGGTGGTGCGCACCCTGAACCCCATCTCGGGAGACGCGCAGGTGATGATCCAGCGCGCCATTGACGAAGTGTCTGCGCTGCCCCGGGACAGCCGGGGCTTCCGGGGCGCCATCCTCCTCAAGAAGGGCATCTACCGCATCCCCGGCTCGCTCTTCATCCGCGCCAGCGGAGTGGTACTGCGGGGCGAGGGCGACGAGGCGAACGGAACCGTGCTGCTGGCCACCGGCACCAACCGCCGGACCCTGCTGCGCATCGAGGGCGGACCGATCCAGCCCGCGAAGCCCACGCACACCCTCACCGATCGCTATGTGCCCGTGGGCGCTCGCTCCTTCAATGTGGACTCCACCTCGGGGCTGCGCGTGGGGGACACCATCGTCTTGGAGCGTCCGAGCACCGCCGAGTGGATTCGCGCCATTGGCATGGACCGCATCCCACCGCGTGCGGATGGCGGTGAAGTCCAGCAGTGGGAGCCCGGCTACTATGATCTCGAGTTCGAGCGCGTCATCACCGCCATCAACGGCACGCGGGTGTTCATCGACGAGCCGCTGGTGAACTCGCTCGACGCGAAGTATGGCGGGGGCACCATCACCCGCTACACCACGGGGAAGCGCCTCGAGGAAGTG encodes the following:
- a CDS encoding copper oxidase; the encoded protein is MLAACVLLACGSDTSLSEKVPPPEPSETASAEAASSSAPSGSSTSSDSPSSTCQRTVKADVVALDQAFTYNRFGAFNPIGMVYALRRDVEAIEGNSPGPGNARLRDGKRPRPLVLRVNKGDCLKVTFTNWLAPNRGQIPEPPEVPSHVPSEDLRNDAPATRVAGLHVQGLQYLNIDADAAHVGRNEDSLAEPGQTREYRLFAEREGTYLFRSMAHLLGGEGDNAALAAGFFGAVHVEPKGSRWFRSQVTAEELQAATKGRNSDGTPRINYEAKDKRGVPILEILGDGNEIVHGDLYAIVANYKDTELGTPTSQDVGVFREFTAVFHDEIKVVQAFPELEDDPTLRAIRDGFAINYGSDALGPRLLANRARIGPSAKCFECKFEEFFLSSWPNGDPALNLERDEDGKAERALFPEDPSNVHHAYLGDPVRIRNMHAGPKEAHIFHLHSHQWLHSPRDDESTYLDSQTISPGSTFIYDINFGGGGNRNLTVGDAIFHCHFYPHFAQGMWSLWRNHDVFEAGTPDRNLPDGELARGVPTPALVPLPGRAMPPMPTYKPTQVTLANGETVKRPAFPGYPFFIASVAGRRAAQPPLDLEVNGGLPRHLVVNVPPNGVVLGERGEFDVTLEKADLKLLPDQGTPAEQVAMDFHAGEFEGGENQRTLYGFPAAAYPAFTPEGKRASFFVNGQPPKPGAPYADPCPKGTKERDYRVAFVQLDMVVNRAGWHDPQARIFVLNDDVQATLSGERPPEPLVMRANSGECVVSHGTNLIPDALEEDAFQIFAPTDTLGQHIHLVKFDVTSSDGSVNGWNYEDGTFAAQEVQMRIAAANARGGAFKADGTTKPGGPRQKLTARPHPLLPFAPLGTQTTVQRWWADPIVNDQGEDRTVQTSFTHDHFSPSSMQQHGFYASLAVEPKGSRWRDPETGVQLGTRDDGGPTRWRADILTPKREDSFREFPLAVADFALVFDDRGEPINVQGNELQPLPRAIANPENPPPLAISSDDPGSMLLNYRNEPIPLRIAQKVGGTFVQRQGPAGDMANVFRSDVHGDPFTPLMRAYGGDKVLIRLTEGAQEEMHSLSINGVRWLHEPADKNSGFANAQAFGISEHFELADRLPPVQGGPTADFLYNSAPADDLWNGVWGLIRTYRDTQPDLLELPGNPIHGRANAKHPTCPEDAPLRRYTVYALTARGNLPGGRLVYNERFRIFDPDAILYVLAEHVDDVIRGRRRPEPLILRAAAGDCIEVKLVNALPEVLPKTPHWNFLPVITEGFNVNQVASSNQASLHPQLVDFNVREGDSANVGLNPVQTVAPGKVGVYRWYAGRWKLEDDESVSAPVLLASLEAGGSARERNGVFEPIPVEYGAINLRDMADVVNHGTQSVLGALIIEPRGATWKTDPGTHAQATVSYRDKDGKQRKFREFVLLYQDELGLHSDDPRFQCEDAGLQCGTALLTYGATDDAEESGHKAFNLRTEPLWARLGLRPENALVEANNLQQADLLSSKDFGEPATPIFTAKDGDEVRFRVLQASGHPRSHAFTLHGHEWQHEPWVDGSSRIGDNEESNIVGTQGGHAPMRHWNVVPENGAGGKFRVEGDYLYQDQPSVLFPEGMWGIFRVE